From Methanococcus voltae:
TCAAGATCAGGGTATTCCTCTTTTAATTCAACCATGGTCTTCACAATCTCTTCTATCTTATCGCCACAACCTGTTATTCCCCATGCAATTCTAACCATCATATCACTTTTTTAATAGTATATTAATCTTAAAATTTTTATAGTTATTATTCATAATCTTTATTCATACTCATTATTGTATTTGTTATTCAATATTCTAATATATTATTCTATAATGGTATATGATATACTATAAATTAGTTTATATTTGCTTTTACTTGCTTTTATTCTATTATTAATTTATTATTAATTTATTATTAATTTACTATTTTATTATTCTATTAATTTACTACTTTTTACTTAATTCATTATAGAATTTATTTAACGTTCTTTTTAAAACTCTCGCACCTTCGGTGTCATTTTCTACGCCCTCTCGCCCTAAGTCACGTGACCAGAACGTAGCGCCCAGGTTAGAGCCAAAAGAACCGCCACTAACGGGTAAAGCACCATTTAAGATATAAAAGTCGTGAATCGTTTTTAAAGCCACTTCCTGACCCCCATTTCTATCCCCGCCTACTGAAATACCCATTCCATACTTATCACGTATTGCATGGAGGTCCATTGCAAATAACGCTCTGCATCTGTCCATTACTGTTTTTAACTGTCCGGATACATTCCCATTATAGCAAGGGGTACCCATAATTATACCATCTGCCCATTGTAACGCACCATAAACTTCTTGCATACTGTCCTTATGAACGCAACCTTGTTTTTTTCTTATACAATGGTCACAATGTATGCAAAAATTTAATTCCTTTCTTGCCACGGTTATATATTTAGTTTCACATTCTATTCCATCAGTTTTACACTTATCAGACAAATAATTTAAAGCATGCTGTACTGCAAAATCAGTCCCTTCTAATCTTGGGCTTCCACTAATACCTAAAATTTTCAAGAAATCACCTGGCTATAGATAAACAGATATAATAACTTTGACTGTATTTTTAATTATTATATACTATTCTGTAATTTGATTAATAAATAGTTTAATAAAAAAATTAGAATGTATTAAATACATATAAATAGTATATAAAAAAATAAAAAGAATAATAAAGGTAATATTAAAATTAATAAAAAAGAAATAAACTAAATTAAAATCAATAAAAATAAAAAGAAGGTAATTATTATGATAATGGGCGCAAACATCTCTAAAGAGTTTTTTGAAAATTTGGACGAAAAACAAATTCAACAGTGTGGTATTGATTTAAAAGTAGGTACTATTTCTAAATTAAACGGTACAGGTTGCATAGATTACTCAAATAAAGATAGAGTATTACCTGAATACGTTGAAATCTTTGACTCTGAAAAAGATGAATACATAGATTTAGAACCTGGTATATATATTGTTAAAGTAGCAGATAAAATGAGCATACCTGAAGATATGGCAGGCTTTGCATATCCTAGAAGTACATTAATTAGAATGGGTGCAACACTCTACACAGCAGTTCACGACCCCGGATATATTGGATATCCTGCTTACGCTTTGCACGTAATCAACCCATTAAGAATTAAAAAGTATGCTAGAATTGCACAAGTCGTATTTGTTGCTACAAAAGATTCAAACGGAACCTACGAAGGAATTTACAAAAATAAATAATTTTTTTAATTTTACGTTTTCTATTTTCTTTATTATTCTATTTTCTTTATTATTCTATTTTTTATACCTCGAATGTTAATTGATAAATTTATATTCTATTAAAATAGATAATTTATTATGACATTATACAATTATAAAATATAAAAGAGGATTTAAAATCAATTAAGGGGGTTTTAATATGGGATTGGCGAATACTACAAAAATACTAATCATAGGGATAATTGTATGGCTATTCTATAAGCCACTTGGTTATTTAATCATTATATCGTTAATTTTAAATGGGTTATACTGTGCACTCAAAAGTAAAAATCTAAAAAAAATAGACAAGGTAATCTATTTTTTAATGGCAATATTTGTAATTGGCGTAACAATTCCTACGGGCTTTTTACCTGATAGTTACAACGGAGAACAGTTCATACGGGATAATTGGATGCTATATGTTATTGCCG
This genomic window contains:
- a CDS encoding deoxyuridine 5'-triphosphate nucleotidohydrolase — its product is MNKNKKKVIIMIMGANISKEFFENLDEKQIQQCGIDLKVGTISKLNGTGCIDYSNKDRVLPEYVEIFDSEKDEYIDLEPGIYIVKVADKMSIPEDMAGFAYPRSTLIRMGATLYTAVHDPGYIGYPAYALHVINPLRIKKYARIAQVVFVATKDSNGTYEGIYKNK
- a CDS encoding flavodoxin family protein; this translates as MKILGISGSPRLEGTDFAVQHALNYLSDKCKTDGIECETKYITVARKELNFCIHCDHCIRKKQGCVHKDSMQEVYGALQWADGIIMGTPCYNGNVSGQLKTVMDRCRALFAMDLHAIRDKYGMGISVGGDRNGGQEVALKTIHDFYILNGALPVSGGSFGSNLGATFWSRDLGREGVENDTEGARVLKRTLNKFYNELSKK